From one Triticum urartu cultivar G1812 chromosome 3, Tu2.1, whole genome shotgun sequence genomic stretch:
- the LOC125545547 gene encoding uncharacterized protein LOC125545547 isoform X2 codes for MTVTLLLLSIPPIFTHPAHDYLPAPSLLSLTTFLLPIAMSSSSSSNANPFPWGIGWRAFFLGWTAGDRTQFENTMEVCSNFGSMPEMQKEANAVLMKATAEELKTLVPDPTKGVMAVDIIRRAMNQSVSDDAKQRKKWCKYNTYWAPDDRRAAMYWETAIAPPAVIDGEPKAEEEEAVHNASEGARVGPSYLVDRPRLCRG; via the coding sequence ATGACTGTCactcttctcctcctctcaatccCTCCTATATTTACTCACCCTGCCCACGACTACTTACCCGCCCCCTCTCTTCTCTCACTGACAACCTTCCTCCTCCCCATCGCCATGAGCTCTAGCTCCAGCTCCAACGCCAACCCCTTCCCTTGGGGTATTGGTTGGAGGGCCTTCTTCCTCGGGTGGACGGCTGGTGACCGGACCCAGTTCGAGAACACCATGGAGGTGTGCTCGAACTTCGGCTCCATGCCTGAGATGCAGAAGGAAGCTAATGCAGTGCTCATGAAGGCCACTGCAGAAGAGCTGAAGACGTTGGTTCCTGACCCAACGAAGGGCGTGATGGCAGTTGACATCATTCGCCGGGCCATGAATCAGTCCGTCTCCGACGATGCTAAACAGAGGAAGAAGTGGTGCAAGTACAATACCTACTGGGCTCCTGATGACCGTCGTGCCGCAATGTACTGGGAGACGGCTATCGCGCCACCGGCGGTCATCGACGGGGAGCCTAaggcggaggaggaagaagcGGTGCACAATGCTAGTGAGGGCGCCAGAGTCGGGCCGTCGTACCTGGTAGATCGACCTCGACTCTGCCGAGGATGA